The Candidatus Neomarinimicrobiota bacterium genome segment TCCCTTATCTAAATCGGTTACGGCAATCGTAGCCATCTTTACCTTCATGAGCACCTGGGATGAATTCTTGTGGTATATTATTGTCACCAAGGATTACGACTTGATGCCTCTGAGCGCATTATTAGGCTTATTTACAAAGGGGGAATACAATTCATATCCGGGTATCCAGACTGCCGGCGCCGTACTGTTGACTGTGCCGATTCTGATTTTATTCTTTTTCTTTCGGAAATCTTTTTCCAAAGGAATTGCGATGTCCGGTATAAAAGGGTAATGGTGAGAGGTCAAAGGTGATTAATACAGCTGCAAATTCGGGGTGCGGCGCAGTCGGGTCAGCACACTTGCCTTGGGAGCGGGGTGTCGCCCCGCCACCCCGACGGATTTGAGTGCGGGTTATCCGGAGTTTGCCGGATAACTGCGTATTATCAAACCATTCAATCCATGTTTTTGACAATTGCTTCTTATTGAAGTATATTGCGTGAATTAAACTAAGGTGAATATGCGTCGAAAGTTTACTTTAAAGTCCGAATCGAAAAAATTTAGAAAGATGTCAAAAGCCTGCAAAGAAGCCGTCTATCTCCCTATGAGTTTGCTTATTATATTTTGCTCGGGCGGCACATCGACAAATGAACCGACTTCTCTTGAAAGTTTGATCCTTCCCCCCGGATTTGTAATAACCGAATTCGCACAGAATCTCGGGAAAGCGAGGGGCATGGGAGTTTCCCCGGCGGGCGATCTATTCGTCTGCTCGCTAATAGCCGGTGAGATCATCGTGCTGCCGGATAGAAATTCGGACGGGAAAGCCGATGAAAACATCGTCTTCGCACAAGGACTGCAAAGTCCGCACAGTGTCACTTTTTATAACGGTTATGTTTATGTTGGGGAATCGGACAAGATTTCACGTTTCAGGGACGACAATAATGATCTAATAGCCGACGCAGCCGGAGAAACAGTCGTTGCGGGGCTTCCCACGAGCGGGCATTTTACGAAAACGGTGGCGTTCGGACCTGATGGCATGATGTACGTCTCGATAGGCTCATCCTGTAACGTATGCGAGGAAAACGATCCACGGCGGGCGGCGGTTGTGCGCTATGATCCGGACGGCGGCGGTGAAACCGTATTTTCA includes the following:
- a CDS encoding sorbosone dehydrogenase family protein yields the protein MRRKFTLKSESKKFRKMSKACKEAVYLPMSLLIIFCSGGTSTNEPTSLESLILPPGFVITEFAQNLGKARGMGVSPAGDLFVCSLIAGEIIVLPDRNSDGKADENIVFAQGLQSPHSVTFYNGYVYVGESDKISRFRDDNNDLIADAAGETVVAGLPTSGHFTKTVAFGPDGMMYVSIGSSCNVCEENDPRRAAVVRYDPDGGGETVFSSGLRNSVALAFHPESGELWAANNGRDRIGDDLPPEEINILSEGKHYGWPYCYGDGIMNPEYVNDPSLCDETIAPVFDMQAHSAPLGMRFYNGGQFPAEYRGDLFIAFHGSWNRSKKTGYKVVRVRVEDGLPVSIEDFVSGWLMPDETRWGRPVDVEISPDGSMFVSDDYQGKVYKITYTGG